The DNA window CCAAGAATCCCCATGAATCCCCTTCTTGTTGCTGGCGTTTCTCATATTGCAGCCAGACACGTAGCCAGCCACGTAGCCAGCCACTGTGCATTGGGTTCGGGTCGAGACGCAGAGAGATTTGTGAAAGATGTCAGGAACACTCTGCGACAGAGTCGAAAAATGAGTAGGAATCGTAGGAGGAGGTGAGTGAGTCGGTTCGCCCACCCAAGAGCTCACCCCGAGCGAATCCCTCTGTGTTTCAGCTATCCCAGCAGCCAAGATGAGCACAAGACCGCCGCTGCACAGCCAAGTGAAAGCAGCTTGAGATCTCAATCTCTGTCCAGGCTGGAGTTCTCGGTTCAGTCCTCATCCATCTATCAGTATGACACGCGGAATACGCGGAACACGCGACCACAAATGGTCAGTGTGGCCGTCGGCACAGATCAGACGGATATCCTGAATGAAAGCACTTCATTCTTGTCCCCCAGCCAGTCGCAGTGGAGTGAAGTAGACTTGTCTTCGTTCTACGAAAGTTTTAATCCTACTTTTCCTTCCAAGCTTCCTTTTAGAAGATTTCCCCATATCCTTGTGGCGGCCCCAAAAGAACCTGAGACTTCGGAAAGCAAGCCAGCTACATCACATCAGAGTCCAATTGAGCCCATATCCGAGGTGCCGTTCGTGGAACCAAAAGttggggaaaacaacagagTTAGCACCGCTAGAAAGCCGTCGGAGCATCGCTTGTCACGTCTGCCCAGTCTTCGACCATCTTCCGCTGCAAACAGGGATAATGATGATGAATCTTTCATGAGCACAGATGACGTGTCTCCGATCCAGAACTTCACTAGCTATACGGAAGAATATGATAGGGAAGAACCACTCATTACCAAAACggaaaaattttataaaaaaagtaaGTACTCCTAGTGATGCCTGCCTAAGCTTGGaagattttatttatgtttttctgCAAAAATCGGCAGCAATTGGAAGAGGATTTAAGCCACTTTCAGCCACCTTTTTGAAGTTGAGGAACCTTTCTTTTCACTAACAGTGTAGCCTTCTTACAGGAGCTCCCTTGAATCCAAAATACGATTCCGAGGATTCATATGTTATTGCCAGGGAAAACTTTCAAAAGGATACGGCTCTCTCGTTTAATATTACTACAGTACAATTGACCGACTCGCCGAAATCTTTCAACGAATACGACGCGGAAAATCAGATGCGCAGGCAATCGTGGGACACAGAAAGTAGAATGACGAGGGAGTCCTTTGAACTGAACCGTGGTGGAAAACGACTGGGCTCCGGTATGGTTTTTGTAAGTGAGTGTGCCATTCACTAATGCTAATGGTGGTCAATTGAGAAACGAATGACTCGTGTCATTCACAGATCTACATGGTGATACCACCGGACGGCGGATTTGGCTGGGTCATCATGGTGCTGTCCTTTCTCGCCCAGCTAATAATCGATGGTCTTATATTTACCATCGGAGTCTTGTTGCCATCCATTGCCAAGGATCTGGGTGTGACCTCATCGTCGGTTACATTTGTGGCCAGTGTCCAGATCGGTTGCTACTTCACTAGCGGAGCCTTCTCTGCCATTCTGATAAATCGTTTTGGATTCCGCAAAGTAGCCATCGCTGGGGTCCTGTGTTCCGCATCCACCATACTGGTCTCCAGCTGGAGCGTGAGCTTGGCCATGCTGATCTTCTTTTACAGCGTTCTTGGTAGGTGGTTGCTAGATGGTGGTGTCTCTGATATCCGATGAATAATAACACCAGCCTGCGCAGGTGGCATTACTTTGAGTATGATCTGGGCGAGTTCGCAGCTGATCGTGGGCTACTACTTTGAGCGGTATCGTCCGATGGCCAATGGGTTTTCCTGCAGCGGTGGCGGAGCGGGTATAGTCCTCTTCACGTTCCTCAACAGCTGGCTGGTCCCGATCATCGGATGGAGGAACATGCTGCGCACGCAGGCGGGCCTGATAATGCTGATCCTGCTGATGGTGGTCGCCTACGTGGAGGTGGCACCCACGCAGGTGGGCTTGTACCATTTCCCCGATAACTTGGAGAGCAGTTCGGATGAGTATTACGGCAACTTCTACGTGCAAGACTATCTACGTCTATCCACGCAGACCGCTGGAAGCCGGAGTGTGCTAAGTGAATATGAGCCACCACCTAAGAAGCACGGGTGCGCCAAGTTCTGCCCCTGCTGCACGAACTGTTGTGGAAAGCGGCGGAAGAAGCCCCAAAATGAGGATGAACACAATCTGCTCATCCGGCCGGCGCCCTTGGAGCGGGAGGATCTCTTCTATACGGGTCCCGCCGACTACGACAAGCCGCACAGCAAGGAGAACCTCGAGGGCAAGGAATTCCACCTCATGGGATCGGATAAGAACGTAAGTGTTCTACTATATGTTGTATAAATGTTCCTAAACTTGAACTTAACACTACCAACTGAAACTCAGACCCAGCAAGTGAACTATGGCATCAAGAACATTAATGTGGATGGTGAAGGCGATGGCACTTCCAGGGAGCATAGACGCACCCATAGTGTACGTAGATGGTCTGCAGAACAaccgaaaaagaaaacttcCTGTAGGAATAGCCGGTTTATGCTCACTCTGCTCAAACTATTCGACTACCATCTGCTGAAACAGTTCGAGTTCCAGATTCTGGTGGCCTCCGCCCTTCTGTTCCCGATGGGCTTTAATATACCCTTTGTTTACTCCTCTGCACGAACCACGATTCCCGTCGAATATGCCCGTATGATCGGTCCCATTATCGGTATTAGTAACCTTGTGATGAGGAACATCCTTGGCATCCTCGCCTACAAAAGGCGCACTTGGACCCTTAATCTTTGTGGCAGCGGTCTGGTTTTCGGTGGATTTTCCGTTTTAATAAGCGCCTTCTACGGACAGAACTTGATTTGGTTCCAGTTTCTCTACGGCATGTCCTATGCTGTAGCGCCAGGTGTGTACATTTACTTACCTTACATCTTGATTAAGCCTTCCGcaatattacttttttttatgtcCTTATCACAGCTGTTTTTTCCACACTGAGAGGTCTTATATACGTGAAGTACCTGGGACTTTCGAAGCTGACCAACGCCTTTGGGATTACCTCTTTGGCCATGGGAATGGGCGCTTTTATTGGGACTACGATTGCTGGCAAAATGGTGGGCCTTACGGGAAACTATACAGCTGCCTTCTGCTTTGCGGGTTTATGCCTCATAAGCTCTGGAATTCTGAAGCTCCTGCTGCCCTGTCTTATCAAATTTCGCAACAGGAAGGCCCACTGAGGAATCGGATGGCTGGATTCGCAATATTTATTGGTTGTCCAGCGTGGAACCTGGGATTTATCTTACAATATAGCTTAGGCTCTTCTAGTTTTCGCATTTGATACGTAAACAAGTATTATTGACTTTTTTACTGGTCATGTTTTGGTTAAGTCCTTGTtccaaattttgaataaatgatTTTATAATACACATTTTGTAGTTGGGAAATTCATTTGCagaatttccatttcttaGCATTTAGTTATTGGCTGACAAACGGCTGCACCTATACCTTTCCCTTTAAAAAAGATTGAACATACTAATGATTTCTTTggaatacaattttaattcgGGTTTGTTCTTTTTGGGGTTGACTTTTATTGCAATCCATTTTAAGTTATTAGTTAGCTTAATTTACATCTAATATTAGCTTAGTTGCTGAACAACACACTTTGGCTCCACGCTTATAGGTTCAAGTGTGTtgtgtttggtttttcatttggttttgtttccatttttcctTGTTTGGGTATGCAAATTTTCACGCTTCTTGTTTACTTTGATTTGCTTTCTAAACTTTGTACGTCTACTgttcaatgttttttttttgtttaattttttatattttatgatgatttttttttacatattatttaGAGCTAAagcaacgaaaaaaaaaatgaaattaatgtGAACACATAAACATAAGAATGTTTGAATCGACATCCGCAGGACGAATGACTCCAATCCTCTGTGTCCTGTGTCTAAATCCTTCATGTGTTTTTAATATTGTCAGTAGTCTTCCCCATCGTCGCCTCTAATTTAatccatttttaattgaagtCTCTGCCGTCTGCTTTAAAATCAATGTCATTTGATAATgtaaagttaaattaaaatctcCTTGCGGGATGATTCACACTCCTAACTCCTTGCCTTGCTGGTCTTTCTTGTTCACACAGAAAAAGCAATTCTTACgccttaaattaaaattatatttatatcgcCTGtgcctcctcttcctcctcctcctagTGGCTCGTTCATGTGTCGGAATCGGACCTGAAATCGAACcgaacatatatattttatttgtacatACTTGCGGGGTGAGTCagtgaaaagtaaaaaatatgtCACTAATCTATTTATGTAAAAACGATAGACTTCCCTTTACGATAAGGCATAATGtgcatacatttttcaataaaacaacaaatacacTTTGCTTAAATGTGCAATTCAAAATGATTTTCAATTcatataaattcaattcatttaATGAACTGAAATTGGTTTCAGTGCAAGACTAATTTGATTGACTTTTCCGAAGCGGGGCATACTCACCAATTAAAGTAGCTCTGCGACCCGTGGCAGTTGCGCTCGGTGCCGCACCACTTGGACTGCTGGAGCGCCGGGCACTGTCGTCCGCCCCTCTTGCCGTGCTTTATGACCTTGCGGTAGCGATGCATCTCGCCGACGCCGCAGCTTTTGCTGCAGGCCGTCCACTCGGACCAGTGGCTCACGCGGCAATCACGACGACGCTGCGCGGAGCTCCGCCTGCGGGaggcagcaccaccaacagcaccaccggccttgccaccaccaccagccgCGAATGGTGTCGGCTTGGAAGCATTCGAATCGCTGGCATCTGCGGCACGCCGATAGCTGCTGGCGATGCTCTGCAGGATCGCATGTTTGTCGTTTTTCGGCACCACACTGACCACCTGACCAGGTGCCGGCTGGaggctgttgttgctgctgtagcTGCAAGAGCAAAACGTAAAAGGGGCTCATTGAGTTTGCTTGGTACACTTTGAAATAATAAGACGGGCTGTTATCAAATTATACACATTATACTTATTATACTATACAGAGAGTTTCTCAATTAACGTTGTATTTTTTAATCTCTAAATTGCTAAACTTCACGCAGCGTTTGTAAGCTTTAACTCAGCTGTATATATTCCACCCTCATGATTTGCTGTACTAGAGTAGCTTAACTTGCCGACGCTAAGAGACTGGCACATTACACATACGACCCGTGTGCCTCCATCTCTTACATTTCCAAAGGTGTGCGCGCTGGCTGCTCACGTTTGTTATTTCAGCACATCAACTGtggaaaatttcaatttaaatttgccttttgccagccagctatccagccagccagcctTCGTGCCGTGTTGCTCTGGCTGACAGACACAGGGCCCAAAGAGTCCAAAAAGCCCGGAACGCGAAATCGGAGACTCCTATGCCATGGAACCCATGAggtttttccctttttcgggctttttttttttttttgttttctggaGGACCCACGCGCGAACCACAATCCCCCGAAGTTCCCATTTTGCAGACGACGTTTGGCTGTGGCGCTGCCTGGCTTCCTTCCTTCCTGCCTTCCTTCCTGGGCAACTTCCGTGTTTTGTTTCCTGCAgtttttcgtttatttgcaTACACACGCCGCGTGCAAAATCgcgcaaataataataaaaaatcaaaaggcaGACGAACAGGCCCAGAAACTCAACTCCGAACAACGTTGAGCAACGTTGGGGTGGAGAAGCGCAAATAAATtggtaaaaaatattgaaataccCAGTGAAGGCGCCCAGCGCCATGGGCCCAACGAAAATAATGAGGAAAATTctcaaattgaaattacatACAGCATTTTCCATACTCAAATTCCCTTTTCCTTCGCTCTGCCTGGGCCTGGTGGAGTTTGCGACGACTTTTCTTGCTGGGAACATGGAAGTTATTAGCGACAATTTGCTTCGATCATGTTCACGGCAATTACCGTTAGATGAGCACATCAAAATGTATTAAGTAAATGTTGTTTGAGgcgcaatttgcatttccggAGCTCAATAAACCGACTGTGACTCAGCCTTTGGACATGTGACGAGGAAATTGCTCTCCGACCCGAAGTGAATTAGTTATCCCAATCGGAAAGCGACGGCaaattgatattaatattttaattggtttgcttaaattgcatatttaagCTGACAATTGTTTGAAGTTTGTCATGCTTCACCGTgattatttcacattttcatgGCTAATGGGAATGCCATGGAAAAATCGTCAGGGGAGcagttaattatatttatgcaGTCGGTGGAAACATACAATTATggtttgcatacattttattaatactTTCATTGGTTCACacttcaaaaattaaaataacacacattgatattgatttttgattGCATTTATATGTCATTCAAGGCATTTCGAACTTTAATCGATCGTGGAGTGGGGACTTTTCTATGagtaaactattttattttactaatTTAATGTGTATACACGTAGTGAATAATTCTATACAGAAGCACAGTTGTTCATTTCCAATTTTCCGTCAGAGAATCGTGCAGCAGAGAACCTCTCCCTGGGGCTGGGCATACACAGTGGCCACCGGAGCCTGGCCACCCACCACAACGGTGGGTCGTGGCGGTGGCACCACGACCATGggcggtggaggtggtgcTCCGACGATCACAGTAGGTGGCGGTGGTGCAACCACCACGGGTGGCGGAGCAAAGCCGATGCCCACGCCGATGGGCGGAGGACGCGGTGGTCCACCGATATTGATGCCGACATTTACTCGAGGTGGCGGTGGTCCGTAGGCGATTCCGGGACCCCGTGGAGGTGGTCCACCGTATCCGCGTCCTGGGGGTGGCATCTCGACCGATGGCTAACTAGTGACTGACTGACCAGCACTTTCGGGTCGATTGGGTTCTTGAGTTTGCCACTTATCTACGCTTTTTCCTCGAGTGTCCGCCGGTAATTAACTATCAATTACTGTgatttttttggggggcttCTGGTTTCCCTGATTAGATATGCGATAGGTGGAGCTTACATTCCCAGGCTGATAAGAAAAATACCCAGTTATTGATAAAATTTCTAGAGTAGGATATGATGTGCATGGGTTGGTTCTGATTCACTTGCCTTGGGGAAAGCCCCTGACCTCTGATTTAGGAAATGGTGCATTTACAGTGGCAACATCTACGCTTCGGTGGTTCGGTGGGTATATCTCGTTTTTGGATCGGGGTTGGCTGATTCGTTTCCGTTTttccctgctcctgctgctgctgctgtccatCAGCCAGTGCCGCACTTAGGGAATATCGCTTGCCGAATTTGTCGCTGTTTTGCTCGGATACCTCACCCACCAAAACAGTTCCGATGGGTGTGACGGGTTGTATAATCTCTTCCGTGACTTCGATAACCTCAGTTACTTGGCCATTGTTTGCGGACTCCACAACCACTTCCCTTTCCACCACTTCTACGAATGGAGGATCATCGATAACCAGATCAGTTAGTATGAAACTATTAAGTGGTTTTGCTTGCGGCTTGTATGGTGGAGATGGCACTGGTGTGACGTCCACTGACTCCACAATTACCTCCGAAGGTATCTGATTCGATGGTGGTATTCGGAGTTTCAGGGGTGGGCTTGGTGGCGGTGTAGGAGTTGGAGTTACCTCCAGTGATGCCACTACCACCGCCGTTTCAGCTAAGCTGGGCCTGGGGAGGTAACCCACTTCAATGGGCCTCTGAGGTGGAGGACTACTTGGTGGAGTATTAACTGGGGTAACTTCACTAATCTCCACATAAGCCTCGGCTTCACTCAACCTTTCCACTTCCACTATTGGACTATGTGGTGCCGTATTGTAAGGGGTGACTTCCTCCACCTCCACATAATCATCAGCTACGATTAGGCTCTCTCTGGATATAAATGGAAACCGTTCGGGTGGAGGCGATGATGTGGGCGTAACCTCCAGGGATTCCACAACCAGTTCTTGCACCAGGCTGGCACGGGGCATAAAATCGGTTGTCACTATTGATTGACGTGGGGGATCTGGTACGACTTTCACCTCTTCGACAATTGTTTCAACTACTTCGCCTTGGGGTGCATATCCATTTTGTATTGCCGGTTGCGCAGTTTCTTCGATTTCAATATCCTCTACAAGAGTTTCTACAAAACCAGTTTGAGGAACAATGTCAATTTGCTGGGGAGGTTGATAGGGAGGAGTAACTTGTTCGATTTCTATGTTCTCCAAGATCGATTCTACGAATCCTGAGCGAGGAGGATAGCTAAGTGGAAGTGGTGGTCGCATTGGAGGTTCAACTTCTTCAGTGACTTCTATGCGTTCCACTACTGACTCCACAAATCCAGTTTGTGGTGGAGCCGGAGCTTGAGAATCCACTATTTCTACGACTTCCATGTTTTCCACTATCGATTCTACTAGACCGCTCTGAGTGCCCAAATCACTTTGAACTGCAGGTCTGGGAGTCACCTCTTCTGTGACTTGAATGCTTTCTACAATGGACTCCACGAATCCAGATCGAGGTAGATTTTCAACTTGTACTGATGGTCTTAGGGTGGGCTCCACTTCCGTAGCTACTTCTATATTCTCTATTATTGATTCCACATTGCCTGCCTGAGGGATGAAGTCATTTGCGGGCAGTAGAAATGGGGGATCTTCATCTTCAATGACTTGTATGTTTTCCACCGCAGATTCGACAAAGCCTGCAGGAACAACACTCTCAACTGATATTTGCAGGACAGGTTCAGAGGGCGCaacttcaatattttcaacaaTTGACTCCACACAGACTGGCTCAGTGTCAAAGCCATCAACAGGAAGCAGAAATGGAGAATCATCTAAGTCTGTCGAGACTTCAATGCTCTGCACAATCGACTCATCAGTGTCAAATCCATTGGCTGGCAGAAGAAATGGAGAGTCAGCTTCTATATTTTCCACAATCGATTCCACTGCAACATTTCCGGGAATATAGCCACTCTGAACAGGAGCATCATATTTTACCACTTCGATATCATCCGAAATCGTCTCCACCAAATCTGGCCGAGGATAATAACTCTTTCGAGCTGCCACCTGTGTGGAATTCGATGCTGCAGCAACTTCTATGTTCTCCACAATTCTGGCCACAAATCCCGGCTGCGGAATAAACTCCGGCTCTTGTTGAATCTGTGCGGGCACGATGACCCCGACCCTCTCCACAATAGTCTCTGTTGGCTTAAGATTGACTCTGGGAATATAGCCTGTGGGTGGCAGTGGAGCCTCCACCGATTCCACCAACACATCTGTTTGTACCACTTCTGCGATGGGCGAAAGTGGAGGCTGCTGAGCCACTGGAAGGAATCCTGTCTGCACCTGGAGTGGAGGTGGTGCGTAGGCTGGTGGGTCCAATTGatcaattattatttcttcCTCGACCACTCTTGTGTGCTTTTGTGTTTCCCTAATGGACTCCTTTGTCTCCGACTGCCAAACCACAGTGGTGAATTCATCGGAAGCTGAAGTAGTGTTCAAAGTCTCCGCTGCATCCACAGCCTCGTTCTCCGGAGAGAGATCTAGATCAGTGGAGGGATTGGGTGAGGGCTGGTTCCAAAAGGCCTGGGGTTCCCACACCACATTAAAACCCACTTCTTCAGTGGGGGTGAGGAATGGTGGTGAGGTTTGCGGCAGGGGCGGTGGTGGAGAAGTCCTCTGCTTGTGATGGTGGTGCTTCCTCGATGTCGGTGCGTTCTCCACAAGAATCACCTCCTCTGTCGCCACAACTTCAACATTCTCCTGCCTTtcgtggtgatggtgatgcctgtgatggtgatgatggtgacGGTGCTTGGGAGCTACAGAGCCATTGATATTGACGATCTCGATGGTCTCCTGGACGGAGCCACTGCTCGTGGCTATCGTTTCTATCGTTTCATTCACACTCCTCTCCTCCACAATGGTCGTTTTCATTTTGTCGATAATTATTCCGTCTCGTCTTCGTTTGGCCCATTAACTGAAACCCCAAGTGCTTTGTTCGCCCCATTTATACTCGGTGTTTATGTCATGGGAAATGTATTTTCATGCGTTAAATCCTTGTACAGATAAGATAGTTACTATATCTAAGCAATGTGGCAACTATTTGTCTTCGACCCCGTCGTCTGTGGTTCAGTCTCTGGAAATTGTTAAGGTTTATGTTTGATCGCACTTTGACTGCGAATTCCATATGCTCACTGGTCGAATTCTTCTGCTGGCTATGTTCCCGATTCTGATTCTTGCGCCGCTGATTGTGGGCAGCACTACCTGCGATTACGGTGAAGGTGGCTGGTGGGATTCCGGACATGTTGCTGGCACTTAACTCTTTGCTCGATTGCCGGCAATTCCTCTACTTTTATAGGCCACCCGCGACATGGCATTCGATAAGATAGTAATTACTTGGAAACTGGTCCGAGTGCTCCGCACATTTGGCATACCCAACTGATATCCGCCGGGGTCTCCGGCCTCTCCGGCCTTTGTTTCCAGTCCTGTCAGAGTGCCAGGAAAAGTAGGGCCAGTCGACAACGCCCACTCGCAGGCACTTGGCACTCGAACACGTCCCGGGTTGGTGGGGATTGTCATTAAATATGCAGGTTACCAGTGCCAATGGTGCC is part of the Drosophila yakuba strain Tai18E2 chromosome 2R, Prin_Dyak_Tai18E2_2.1, whole genome shotgun sequence genome and encodes:
- the LOC6530426 gene encoding uncharacterized protein LOC6530426 isoform X2, with amino-acid sequence MSRNRRRSYPSSQDEHKTAAAQPSESSLRSQSLSRLEFSVQSSSIYQYDTRNTRNTRPQMVSVAVGTDQTDILNESTSFLSPSQSQWSEVDLSSFYESFNPTFPSKLPFRRFPHILVAAPKEPETSESKPATSHQSPIEPISEVPFVEPKVGENNRVSTARKPSEHRLSRLPSLRPSSAANRDNDDESFMSTDDVSPIQNFTSYTEEYDREEPLITKTEKFYKKRAPLNPKYDSEDSYVIARENFQKDTALSFNITTVQLTDSPKSFNEYDAENQMRRQSWDTESRMTRESFELNRGGKRLGSGMVFIYMVIPPDGGFGWVIMVLSFLAQLIIDGLIFTIGVLLPSIAKDLGVTSSSVTFVASVQIGCYFTSGAFSAILINRFGFRKVAIAGVLCSASTILVSSWSVSLAMLIFFYSVLGGITLSMIWASSQLIVGYYFERYRPMANGFSCSGGGAGIVLFTFLNSWLVPIIGWRNMLRTQAGLIMLILLMVVAYVEVAPTQVGLYHFPDNLESSSDEYYGNFYVQDYLRLSTQTAGSRSVLSEYEPPPKKHGCAKFCPCCTNCCGKRRKKPQNEDEHNLLIRPAPLEREDLFYTGPADYDKPHSKENLEGKEFHLMGSDKNTQQVNYGIKNINVDGEGDGTSREHRRTHSVRRWSAEQPKKKTSCRNSRFMLTLLKLFDYHLLKQFEFQILVASALLFPMGFNIPFVYSSARTTIPVEYARMIGPIIGISNLVMRNILGILAYKRRTWTLNLCGSGLVFGGFSVLISAFYGQNLIWFQFLYGMSYAVAPAVFSTLRGLIYVKYLGLSKLTNAFGITSLAMGMGAFIGTTIAGKMVGLTGNYTAAFCFAGLCLISSGILKLLLPCLIKFRNRKAH
- the LOC6530426 gene encoding uncharacterized protein LOC6530426 isoform X5 — encoded protein: MVIPPDGGFGWVIMVLSFLAQLIIDGLIFTIGVLLPSIAKDLGVTSSSVTFVASVQIGCYFTSGAFSAILINRFGFRKVAIAGVLCSASTILVSSWSVSLAMLIFFYSVLACAGGITLSMIWASSQLIVGYYFERYRPMANGFSCSGGGAGIVLFTFLNSWLVPIIGWRNMLRTQAGLIMLILLMVVAYVEVAPTQVGLYHFPDNLESSSDEYYGNFYVQDYLRLSTQTAGSRSVLSEYEPPPKKHGCAKFCPCCTNCCGKRRKKPQNEDEHNLLIRPAPLEREDLFYTGPADYDKPHSKENLEGKEFHLMGSDKNTQQVNYGIKNINVDGEGDGTSREHRRTHSVRRWSAEQPKKKTSCRNSRFMLTLLKLFDYHLLKQFEFQILVASALLFPMGFNIPFVYSSARTTIPVEYARMIGPIIGISNLVMRNILGILAYKRRTWTLNLCGSGLVFGGFSVLISAFYGQNLIWFQFLYGMSYAVAPAVFSTLRGLIYVKYLGLSKLTNAFGITSLAMGMGAFIGTTIAGKMVGLTGNYTAAFCFAGLCLISSGILKLLLPCLIKFRNRKAH
- the LOC6530426 gene encoding uncharacterized protein LOC6530426 isoform X6, translating into MSRNRRRSYPSSQDEHKTAAAQPSESSLRSQSLSRLEFSVQSSSIYQYDTRNTRNTRPQMVSVAVGTDQTDILNESTSFLSPSQSQWSEVDLSSFYESFNPTFPSKLPFRRFPHILVAAPKEPETSESKPATSHQSPIEPISEVPFVEPKVGENNRVSTARKPSEHRLSRLPSLRPSSAANRDNDDESFMSTDDVSPIQNFTSYTEEYDREEPLITKTEKFYKKRAPLNPKYDSEDSYVIARENFQKDTALSFNITTVQLTDSPKSFNEYDAENQMRRQSWDTESRMTRESFELNRGGKRLGSGMVFVNLHGDTTGRRIWLGHHGAVLSRPANNRWSYIYHRSLVAIHCQGSGCDLIVGYICGQCPDRLLLH
- the LOC6530426 gene encoding uncharacterized protein LOC6530426 isoform X4; translated protein: MKALHSCPPASRSGVKRFPHILVAAPKEPETSESKPATSHQSPIEPISEVPFVEPKVGENNRVSTARKPSEHRLSRLPSLRPSSAANRDNDDESFMSTDDVSPIQNFTSYTEEYDREEPLITKTEKFYKKRAPLNPKYDSEDSYVIARENFQKDTALSFNITTVQLTDSPKSFNEYDAENQMRRQSWDTESRMTRESFELNRGGKRLGSGMVFIYMVIPPDGGFGWVIMVLSFLAQLIIDGLIFTIGVLLPSIAKDLGVTSSSVTFVASVQIGCYFTSGAFSAILINRFGFRKVAIAGVLCSASTILVSSWSVSLAMLIFFYSVLACAGGITLSMIWASSQLIVGYYFERYRPMANGFSCSGGGAGIVLFTFLNSWLVPIIGWRNMLRTQAGLIMLILLMVVAYVEVAPTQVGLYHFPDNLESSSDEYYGNFYVQDYLRLSTQTAGSRSVLSEYEPPPKKHGCAKFCPCCTNCCGKRRKKPQNEDEHNLLIRPAPLEREDLFYTGPADYDKPHSKENLEGKEFHLMGSDKNTQQVNYGIKNINVDGEGDGTSREHRRTHSVRRWSAEQPKKKTSCRNSRFMLTLLKLFDYHLLKQFEFQILVASALLFPMGFNIPFVYSSARTTIPVEYARMIGPIIGISNLVMRNILGILAYKRRTWTLNLCGSGLVFGGFSVLISAFYGQNLIWFQFLYGMSYAVAPAVFSTLRGLIYVKYLGLSKLTNAFGITSLAMGMGAFIGTTIAGKMVGLTGNYTAAFCFAGLCLISSGILKLLLPCLIKFRNRKAH
- the LOC6530426 gene encoding uncharacterized protein LOC6530426 isoform X1; protein product: MSRNRRRSYPSSQDEHKTAAAQPSESSLRSQSLSRLEFSVQSSSIYQYDTRNTRNTRPQMVSVAVGTDQTDILNESTSFLSPSQSQWSEVDLSSFYESFNPTFPSKLPFRRFPHILVAAPKEPETSESKPATSHQSPIEPISEVPFVEPKVGENNRVSTARKPSEHRLSRLPSLRPSSAANRDNDDESFMSTDDVSPIQNFTSYTEEYDREEPLITKTEKFYKKRAPLNPKYDSEDSYVIARENFQKDTALSFNITTVQLTDSPKSFNEYDAENQMRRQSWDTESRMTRESFELNRGGKRLGSGMVFIYMVIPPDGGFGWVIMVLSFLAQLIIDGLIFTIGVLLPSIAKDLGVTSSSVTFVASVQIGCYFTSGAFSAILINRFGFRKVAIAGVLCSASTILVSSWSVSLAMLIFFYSVLACAGGITLSMIWASSQLIVGYYFERYRPMANGFSCSGGGAGIVLFTFLNSWLVPIIGWRNMLRTQAGLIMLILLMVVAYVEVAPTQVGLYHFPDNLESSSDEYYGNFYVQDYLRLSTQTAGSRSVLSEYEPPPKKHGCAKFCPCCTNCCGKRRKKPQNEDEHNLLIRPAPLEREDLFYTGPADYDKPHSKENLEGKEFHLMGSDKNTQQVNYGIKNINVDGEGDGTSREHRRTHSVRRWSAEQPKKKTSCRNSRFMLTLLKLFDYHLLKQFEFQILVASALLFPMGFNIPFVYSSARTTIPVEYARMIGPIIGISNLVMRNILGILAYKRRTWTLNLCGSGLVFGGFSVLISAFYGQNLIWFQFLYGMSYAVAPAVFSTLRGLIYVKYLGLSKLTNAFGITSLAMGMGAFIGTTIAGKMVGLTGNYTAAFCFAGLCLISSGILKLLLPCLIKFRNRKAH
- the LOC26535166 gene encoding neural Wiskott-Aldrich syndrome protein: MPPPGRGYGGPPPRGPGIAYGPPPPRVNVGINIGGPPRPPPIGVGIGFAPPPVVVAPPPPTVIVGAPPPPPMVVVPPPRPTVVVGGQAPVATVYAQPQGEVLCCTIL
- the LOC6530426 gene encoding uncharacterized protein LOC6530426 isoform X3, translating into MSRNRRRSYPSSQDEHKTAAAQPSESSLRSQSLSRLEFSVQSSSIYQYDTRNTRNTRPQMVSVAVGTDQTDILNESTSFLSPSQSQWSELPFRRFPHILVAAPKEPETSESKPATSHQSPIEPISEVPFVEPKVGENNRVSTARKPSEHRLSRLPSLRPSSAANRDNDDESFMSTDDVSPIQNFTSYTEEYDREEPLITKTEKFYKKRAPLNPKYDSEDSYVIARENFQKDTALSFNITTVQLTDSPKSFNEYDAENQMRRQSWDTESRMTRESFELNRGGKRLGSGMVFIYMVIPPDGGFGWVIMVLSFLAQLIIDGLIFTIGVLLPSIAKDLGVTSSSVTFVASVQIGCYFTSGAFSAILINRFGFRKVAIAGVLCSASTILVSSWSVSLAMLIFFYSVLACAGGITLSMIWASSQLIVGYYFERYRPMANGFSCSGGGAGIVLFTFLNSWLVPIIGWRNMLRTQAGLIMLILLMVVAYVEVAPTQVGLYHFPDNLESSSDEYYGNFYVQDYLRLSTQTAGSRSVLSEYEPPPKKHGCAKFCPCCTNCCGKRRKKPQNEDEHNLLIRPAPLEREDLFYTGPADYDKPHSKENLEGKEFHLMGSDKNTQQVNYGIKNINVDGEGDGTSREHRRTHSVRRWSAEQPKKKTSCRNSRFMLTLLKLFDYHLLKQFEFQILVASALLFPMGFNIPFVYSSARTTIPVEYARMIGPIIGISNLVMRNILGILAYKRRTWTLNLCGSGLVFGGFSVLISAFYGQNLIWFQFLYGMSYAVAPAVFSTLRGLIYVKYLGLSKLTNAFGITSLAMGMGAFIGTTIAGKMVGLTGNYTAAFCFAGLCLISSGILKLLLPCLIKFRNRKAH